The following are encoded in a window of Bradyrhizobium guangdongense genomic DNA:
- a CDS encoding ABC transporter permease, which yields MSVAVEPFAKPNGVALALRYALRELRGGLRGFYVFIACIALGVMAIAGVGSVSASLSDGLAREGRTLLGGDVSFVLFQREAKPEEVAFLRSRGTVSTAATLRGMARSAEGKLALVEMKAVDDTYPMLGQLTLAPQLPLTDLLAERDGAFGAAADPALLARLSLKIGDRVTIGSATFQIRSSVEAEPDKLAGGIGFGPRFLISEAALRATGLIQPGSLVRWVYRVKLPQTANSDRDTEAFIADARKVAPQAGWEVRSRSNASPQLERNIGRFTQFLTLVGLAALLVGGVGVANAVKSHIDRRLEVIAAFKAVGATGRDVFGIYLAQVILLAAIGSVIGLALGAAMPFAIVGLFGKLLPLPVVPAVHEGELALSFVYGLLTALAFGLWPLGRVHDVPVAALFRDTVAAEWHRPRASYLVFMAVVVVLLVAVVIGLSFDKRIAAVFVVSSVVVFAVLRGVAAVLMAIARRLPRTRFTMLRLAIANIHRPGALTPSVVLSLGLGLAVLVTITQIDGNLRRQFLAALPDRAPSFYFIDIPSTQAAAFDDYLHQVAPGAKIEDVPMLRGRIVAARGVRAEDLKPSTDSEWVLQSDRGLTYTGELPKGSKVVEGEWWSADYSGPPLVSMEKKIADGLGLKLGDEVVVNVLGRDIPAKIGNLRTIDWQGLGINFVLVFSPGAFKGAPHTHIATLTEAGGDAASDGKIIKQVADAYPMVTSVRVREVMETVGSVVTNLALAIRGASAVTLISAILVLGGALAAGHRHRVYDAVILKTLGATRLRLLGAYALEYLLIGLATAVFGVIAGSLAAWMIVTRLMTLTFVWQAASAAGVVAAALVVTVGLGLAGTLLALNKKPATVLRNL from the coding sequence ATGAGCGTCGCCGTCGAACCGTTTGCGAAGCCGAACGGCGTCGCGCTGGCGCTCCGCTATGCGTTGCGCGAATTGCGCGGCGGCCTGCGCGGCTTCTACGTCTTCATCGCCTGCATCGCGCTCGGCGTGATGGCGATCGCCGGCGTCGGCTCGGTGTCGGCGAGCCTCTCCGATGGTCTCGCGCGCGAGGGGCGCACGCTGCTCGGCGGCGACGTCTCCTTCGTGCTGTTCCAGCGCGAGGCGAAACCTGAAGAGGTCGCCTTCCTGCGCTCGCGGGGGACCGTCTCGACGGCGGCCACTCTGCGCGGCATGGCGCGCTCGGCCGAGGGCAAGCTGGCGCTGGTCGAGATGAAGGCGGTCGACGACACCTATCCGATGCTCGGGCAGCTGACGCTGGCGCCGCAGCTGCCGCTGACCGACCTGCTCGCGGAGCGCGACGGTGCGTTCGGCGCGGCCGCTGATCCGGCGCTGCTGGCGCGGCTGTCGCTCAAGATCGGCGACCGCGTCACCATTGGGTCTGCGACCTTCCAGATCCGATCGAGCGTCGAGGCCGAGCCCGACAAGCTCGCCGGCGGCATCGGCTTCGGCCCGCGCTTTTTGATCAGCGAGGCGGCCTTGCGCGCCACCGGCCTGATCCAGCCGGGCAGCCTGGTGCGCTGGGTCTACCGCGTGAAGCTGCCTCAGACCGCCAACAGCGACCGCGACACCGAGGCTTTCATCGCGGACGCGCGCAAGGTCGCGCCACAGGCCGGCTGGGAGGTGCGCAGCCGCTCCAACGCCTCGCCGCAGCTCGAGCGCAACATCGGCCGCTTCACGCAATTCCTGACGCTAGTCGGCCTCGCTGCGCTCCTGGTCGGCGGCGTCGGTGTCGCCAACGCGGTGAAGAGCCATATCGACCGCCGGCTGGAGGTTATCGCGGCGTTCAAGGCCGTCGGCGCTACGGGCCGCGACGTGTTCGGCATCTATCTCGCGCAGGTGATCCTGCTCGCCGCGATTGGCTCGGTGATCGGGCTGGCGCTCGGCGCGGCAATGCCGTTTGCGATCGTCGGTCTGTTCGGCAAGCTGCTGCCGCTGCCGGTGGTGCCGGCGGTGCATGAGGGCGAGCTCGCGCTGTCCTTCGTCTACGGCCTCCTGACCGCGCTCGCCTTCGGCCTGTGGCCGCTCGGACGCGTGCACGACGTGCCGGTCGCCGCGCTGTTCCGCGACACCGTCGCGGCCGAATGGCACCGCCCCCGCGCGAGCTATCTCGTGTTCATGGCCGTCGTTGTCGTGCTCCTCGTGGCTGTCGTGATCGGGTTGTCGTTCGACAAGCGCATCGCCGCGGTGTTCGTGGTCTCCTCCGTCGTCGTGTTCGCCGTGCTGCGCGGGGTCGCCGCCGTGCTGATGGCGATCGCGCGGCGGCTGCCGCGGACGCGCTTTACCATGCTGCGGCTGGCGATCGCCAACATCCACCGGCCGGGCGCGCTGACGCCCTCGGTCGTGCTGTCGCTGGGCTTGGGTCTCGCCGTACTGGTCACCATCACCCAGATCGACGGCAATCTGCGCCGGCAGTTCCTCGCCGCGCTGCCCGATCGCGCCCCCTCGTTCTACTTCATCGACATTCCGAGCACGCAGGCCGCCGCGTTCGACGATTATCTGCACCAGGTCGCTCCCGGCGCGAAGATCGAGGACGTGCCTATGCTGCGCGGGCGGATCGTCGCCGCTCGCGGCGTGCGCGCCGAGGACCTCAAGCCGTCCACCGATTCCGAATGGGTGCTGCAGAGCGACCGCGGCCTGACCTACACCGGCGAGCTGCCGAAAGGCTCCAAGGTGGTCGAGGGCGAATGGTGGAGCGCCGACTATTCCGGCCCGCCGCTGGTCTCGATGGAGAAGAAGATCGCCGACGGCCTCGGCCTGAAGCTCGGCGACGAGGTCGTGGTCAACGTGCTCGGCCGCGACATCCCGGCGAAAATCGGCAATCTCAGGACCATCGACTGGCAGGGGCTCGGCATCAATTTCGTGCTGGTGTTCTCGCCGGGCGCCTTCAAGGGCGCGCCGCACACCCACATCGCGACCCTGACCGAGGCCGGCGGCGATGCGGCGAGCGACGGCAAGATCATCAAGCAGGTGGCCGACGCCTATCCGATGGTGACGAGCGTGCGGGTACGCGAGGTGATGGAGACGGTCGGCTCGGTCGTGACCAACCTCGCGCTCGCCATCCGCGGCGCCAGCGCCGTGACCCTGATCTCGGCGATCCTGGTGCTGGGAGGCGCGCTCGCCGCCGGCCATCGCCACCGGGTCTATGATGCGGTGATCCTGAAGACGCTCGGCGCCACGCGGCTGCGGCTGCTCGGCGCTTATGCGCTCGAATATCTCCTGATCGGGCTCGCCACCGCGGTGTTCGGCGTGATTGCCGGCAGCTTAGCGGCCTGGATGATCGTGACGCGGCTGATGACGCTGACCTTCGTCTGGCAGGCTGCAAGCGCGGCCGGCGTGGTGGCAGCCGCCCTGGTCGTCACCGTCGGGCTAGGGCTCGCCGGAACGCTCTTGGCGTTGAACAAAAAGCCCGCCACGGTGTTGCGGAATTTGTGA
- the acnA gene encoding aconitate hydratase AcnA, whose amino-acid sequence MTSLDSFKCKKTLKVGAKTYVYYSLPTAEKNGLKGISKLPYSMKVLLENLLRNEDGRSVKKEDIVAVSKWLRKKSLEHEIAFRPARVLMQDFTGVPAVVDLAAMRNAMQKLGGDAEKINPLVPVDLVIDHSVIVNFFGDNKAFAKNVTEEYKQNQERYEFLKWGQKAFSNFSVVPPGTGICHQVNLEYLSQTVWTKKEKMTVGKKTGTFEVAYPDSLVGTDSHTTMVNGLAVLGWGVGGIEAEACMLGQPLSMLLPNVVGFKLKGAMKEGVTATDLVLTVTQMLRKLGVVGKFVEFFGPGLDNLSVADKATIANMAPEYGATCGFFPVDAAAIDYLKTSGRAAPRVALVQAYAKAQGLFRTAKSADPVFTETLTLDLADVVPSMAGPKRPEGRIALPSVAEGFSLALGSEYKKAEEPNKRFPVEGKNFDLGHGDVVIAAITSCTNTSNPSVLIGAGLLARNAAAKGLKAKPWVKTSLAPGSQVVAGYLADSGLQKDLDKVGFNLVGFGCTTCIGNSGPLPEEISKSINDNGIVAAAVLSGNRNFEGRVSPDVQANYLASPPLVVAHALAGSVTKNLAVEPLGEGKDGKPVYLKDIWPTTKEINAFMKKFVTASIFKKKYADVFKGDTNWRKIKTVESETYRWNMSSTYVQNPPYFEGMKKEPEPVTDIVEARILAMFGDKITTDHISPAGSIKLTSPAGKYLSEHQVRPADFNQYGTRRGNHEVMMRGTFANIRIKNFMLKGADGNIPEGGLTKHWPDGEQMSIYDAAMKYQQEEVPLVVFAGAEYGNGSSRDWAAKGTRLLGVRAVICQSFERIHRSNLVGMGVLPLTFEEGTSWSSLGLKGDEKVTLRGLVGDLKPRQKLTAEIVSADGSLQRVSLLCRIDTLDELDYYRNGGILHYVLRKLAA is encoded by the coding sequence ATGACCTCGCTCGACAGCTTCAAATGCAAAAAGACCCTCAAGGTCGGCGCCAAGACCTATGTCTATTACAGCCTGCCCACGGCCGAGAAGAATGGTCTGAAGGGAATTTCGAAACTTCCCTATTCGATGAAGGTCCTGCTCGAGAACCTGCTCCGCAACGAGGACGGCCGCTCGGTCAAGAAGGAAGACATCGTCGCGGTTTCGAAGTGGCTGCGCAAGAAGTCGCTGGAGCACGAGATCGCCTTCCGCCCCGCGCGCGTGCTGATGCAGGACTTCACCGGCGTGCCGGCGGTGGTCGATCTCGCCGCGATGCGCAACGCGATGCAGAAGCTCGGCGGCGATGCCGAGAAGATCAACCCGCTGGTCCCCGTCGACCTCGTCATCGACCACTCCGTGATCGTGAACTTCTTCGGCGACAACAAGGCTTTCGCCAAGAACGTCACTGAAGAGTACAAGCAGAACCAGGAGCGCTACGAGTTCCTGAAGTGGGGCCAGAAGGCGTTCTCGAACTTCTCCGTCGTGCCGCCCGGCACCGGCATCTGCCATCAGGTCAATCTCGAATATCTCTCCCAGACCGTCTGGACCAAGAAGGAGAAGATGACGGTCGGCAAGAAGACCGGCACCTTCGAGGTTGCGTACCCTGACTCGCTGGTCGGCACCGACTCTCACACCACGATGGTCAACGGTCTCGCCGTGCTCGGCTGGGGCGTCGGCGGCATCGAGGCGGAAGCCTGCATGCTCGGCCAGCCGCTGTCGATGCTGTTGCCCAACGTCGTCGGCTTCAAGCTGAAGGGCGCGATGAAGGAAGGCGTCACCGCCACCGACCTCGTGCTGACCGTCACGCAGATGCTGCGCAAGCTCGGCGTCGTCGGCAAGTTCGTCGAGTTCTTCGGCCCCGGCCTCGACAATCTCTCCGTCGCCGACAAGGCCACCATCGCCAACATGGCGCCGGAGTACGGCGCGACCTGCGGCTTCTTCCCTGTCGATGCCGCCGCGATCGATTATCTCAAGACCTCCGGCCGCGCGGCGCCGCGCGTCGCGCTGGTGCAGGCCTATGCCAAGGCGCAGGGCCTGTTCCGCACGGCCAAGTCGGCCGATCCGGTGTTCACGGAAACGTTGACCCTCGACCTCGCCGACGTCGTGCCGTCGATGGCCGGTCCGAAGCGTCCCGAAGGCCGCATCGCGCTGCCGTCGGTCGCAGAAGGCTTTTCGCTGGCGCTCGGCAGCGAGTACAAGAAGGCCGAAGAGCCCAACAAGCGCTTCCCGGTCGAAGGCAAGAACTTCGATCTCGGCCACGGCGACGTCGTGATCGCCGCCATCACCTCCTGCACCAACACCTCGAACCCGAGCGTGCTGATTGGTGCCGGCCTTCTGGCGCGCAACGCTGCCGCGAAGGGCCTCAAGGCCAAGCCGTGGGTGAAGACCTCGCTGGCTCCGGGCAGCCAGGTCGTCGCGGGCTATCTTGCCGATTCCGGTCTGCAGAAGGATCTCGACAAGGTCGGCTTCAACCTGGTCGGCTTCGGCTGCACCACCTGCATCGGCAATTCCGGTCCGCTGCCGGAGGAGATCTCGAAGTCGATCAACGACAACGGCATCGTCGCCGCCGCCGTGCTGTCAGGCAACCGCAATTTCGAAGGCCGCGTCTCGCCCGACGTGCAGGCGAACTATCTGGCCTCGCCGCCGCTGGTCGTCGCGCACGCGCTCGCCGGCAGCGTCACCAAGAACCTCGCGGTCGAGCCGCTCGGCGAAGGCAAGGACGGCAAGCCGGTCTACCTGAAGGATATCTGGCCGACGACGAAGGAGATCAACGCCTTCATGAAGAAGTTCGTGACCGCGTCGATCTTCAAGAAGAAGTATGCCGACGTGTTCAAGGGCGACACCAACTGGCGCAAGATCAAGACGGTCGAGAGCGAGACCTATCGCTGGAACATGTCTTCGACCTATGTGCAGAACCCGCCCTATTTCGAAGGCATGAAGAAGGAGCCGGAGCCGGTCACCGACATCGTCGAGGCCCGCATCCTCGCCATGTTCGGCGACAAGATCACCACCGACCACATCTCGCCGGCCGGTTCGATCAAGCTCACCTCGCCCGCGGGCAAATATCTCAGCGAGCACCAGGTGCGCCCGGCCGACTTCAATCAGTACGGCACGCGTCGCGGCAATCATGAGGTGATGATGCGCGGCACCTTCGCCAACATCCGCATCAAAAACTTCATGCTGAAGGGCGCTGACGGCAATATCCCTGAGGGTGGTCTCACCAAGCATTGGCCCGACGGCGAGCAGATGTCGATCTACGACGCCGCGATGAAGTACCAGCAGGAAGAGGTGCCGCTGGTGGTGTTCGCCGGCGCCGAATACGGCAACGGCTCCTCGCGCGACTGGGCCGCCAAGGGCACCCGTCTGCTCGGCGTGCGCGCTGTGATCTGCCAGAGCTTCGAGCGCATCCATCGCTCCAACCTGGTCGGTATGGGCGTGCTGCCGCTGACCTTCGAGGAAGGCACCTCCTGGTCGTCCCTCGGCCTGAAGGGCGACGAGAAGGTCACGCTGCGTGGCCTCGTCGGCGACCTCAAGCCGCGCCAGAAGCTGACCGCTGAGATCGTGTCCGCCGACGGTTCGTTGCAGCGCGTTTCGCTGCTTTGCCGCATCGATACGCTGGACGAACTCGATTACTACCGGAACGGCGGCATTCTGCACTACGTGCTGCGCAAGCTCGCGGCGTAA
- the ccmA gene encoding heme ABC exporter ATP-binding protein CcmA, protein MQLSGRGVGCVRGGREVFSGLDFDAVAGEAVAVIGRNGSGKTSLLRLIAGLLVPAGGTIALKGGDAEMTLPEQCHYLGHRDALKPALTVAENLSFWADFLGGECSDAAESLAKVGLAHATHLPAGFLSAGQRRRLSLARLLTVRRPVWLLDEPTNALDVAGQDMFGGLMRDHLARGGMIVAATHGPLGLDARELRIGGVA, encoded by the coding sequence ATGCAGCTGTCCGGACGCGGGGTGGGCTGCGTGCGGGGCGGCCGCGAGGTGTTTTCCGGGCTCGATTTCGATGCGGTCGCGGGCGAGGCCGTGGCGGTGATCGGCCGCAACGGATCGGGCAAGACCTCGCTGCTGCGGCTGATCGCGGGCCTGCTCGTTCCGGCCGGCGGCACGATCGCACTTAAGGGAGGTGACGCCGAGATGACACTCCCGGAGCAGTGCCATTATCTCGGCCATCGCGACGCCCTGAAGCCGGCCCTCACGGTCGCGGAAAACCTGTCGTTCTGGGCTGATTTCCTCGGCGGCGAGTGCTCTGACGCGGCCGAGAGCCTCGCCAAAGTCGGGCTAGCCCATGCCACCCATCTGCCCGCGGGCTTCCTGTCGGCCGGCCAGCGCCGCCGCCTGTCGCTGGCCCGGCTGCTGACGGTCCGACGGCCGGTCTGGCTGCTGGACGAGCCGACCAACGCGCTCGACGTCGCCGGCCAGGACATGTTCGGCGGCCTGATGCGCGACCACCTGGCGCGCGGCGGGATGATCGTCGCGGCGACCCACGGGCCGCTGGGGCTCGAC
- the thpR gene encoding RNA 2',3'-cyclic phosphodiesterase — protein sequence MPRLFTGLEIPAEIGQSLSNLRGGLPGARWIDPENYHVTLRFIGDIDGASANEIASMLFRVDRKPFEVKVQGLTSFGGRKPRAVVATIAPSKPLMELQAELERMMQRIGLDPEGRKYIPHVTLARLHDASDRDVADYLSIRGYFPSKAFTAERFVLFSSRASTGGGPYVVEDAYELCE from the coding sequence ATGCCGCGTTTGTTCACTGGTCTGGAAATTCCGGCCGAGATCGGCCAGTCGCTTTCCAACTTACGGGGCGGCCTTCCCGGCGCCCGGTGGATCGATCCCGAAAATTATCACGTCACGTTACGCTTCATCGGCGATATCGACGGCGCCTCCGCCAACGAGATCGCGTCGATGCTGTTTCGCGTCGACCGCAAGCCGTTCGAGGTCAAGGTGCAGGGGCTGACGAGCTTCGGCGGCCGCAAACCGCGCGCGGTGGTCGCCACCATCGCGCCGAGCAAGCCGCTGATGGAATTGCAGGCCGAGCTCGAACGCATGATGCAGCGGATCGGCCTCGATCCGGAGGGACGCAAATACATCCCGCACGTCACGTTGGCCCGGCTGCACGACGCCTCCGACCGCGACGTCGCCGACTATCTCTCGATCCGCGGCTACTTCCCGAGCAAGGCGTTCACGGCGGAGCGCTTCGTGCTGTTCTCCTCGCGCGCATCGACCGGCGGCGGCCCGTACGTGGTTGAGGACGCCTATGAGCTGTGTGAGTGA
- a CDS encoding ABC transporter ATP-binding protein encodes MDISIEPSSLAGTTPDTIAISNVNLSLGTGAARVHILKDISLRVGSGETIGLIGPSGSGKSTLLMVMAGLERPDSGEVVVSGTPFNALDEDALARFRGRQVGIVFQSFHLIPTMTALENVAVPLELAGNPDASKRAAEELRSVGLGDRLHHYPTQLSGGEQQRVALARALAPDPAILVADEPTGNLDETTGKQIVDLLFTKHAERGMTLVLVTHDSSLAHRCDRVIRLRSGRIDTQTTHA; translated from the coding sequence ATGGACATCAGCATCGAACCCTCTTCCCTCGCCGGCACGACGCCGGACACCATCGCCATCTCCAACGTCAATCTCTCACTGGGTACGGGGGCGGCACGCGTTCACATTCTCAAGGATATCAGCCTGCGCGTCGGCTCGGGCGAGACGATCGGCCTGATCGGCCCGTCAGGTTCGGGCAAATCCACGCTGCTGATGGTGATGGCGGGGCTGGAGCGTCCTGATAGCGGAGAGGTGGTGGTGTCGGGCACGCCTTTCAATGCCCTCGACGAGGATGCGCTGGCGCGCTTCCGCGGCCGCCAGGTCGGCATCGTCTTCCAGTCCTTCCATCTGATCCCGACCATGACGGCGCTCGAGAACGTGGCGGTGCCGCTCGAGCTCGCCGGCAATCCCGACGCGAGCAAGCGCGCGGCCGAAGAGCTGCGATCGGTCGGCCTCGGCGACCGGCTGCATCATTATCCGACGCAGCTCTCCGGCGGCGAGCAGCAGCGCGTCGCGCTCGCGCGCGCGCTGGCGCCCGATCCCGCCATCCTCGTTGCCGACGAGCCGACCGGCAATCTCGACGAGACGACGGGCAAACAGATCGTCGATCTTTTGTTCACCAAGCACGCCGAGCGCGGCATGACGCTGGTGCTGGTCACGCACGATTCCTCGCTCGCGCATCGCTGCGATCGCGTGATCCGCCTGCGCTCGGGCCGCATCGACACGCAGACGACCCACGCATGA
- a CDS encoding DUF2794 domain-containing protein yields MSLTSEDADPSEQRAVARPVAANAQPSRVTFNRLELHRILNLYGRMVADGEWRDYAIDFLKDRAVFSVYRRASEVPIYRIEKDPRLARKQGMYSVISATGLILRRGHELERVLLVIDRKLAVV; encoded by the coding sequence ATGAGCTTGACGTCGGAGGATGCCGATCCGAGCGAGCAGCGCGCAGTGGCGCGTCCCGTCGCTGCGAATGCTCAGCCGAGCAGGGTGACGTTCAACCGGCTGGAGCTGCACCGAATTCTCAACCTCTATGGCCGGATGGTCGCCGACGGCGAGTGGCGCGATTACGCCATCGATTTCCTGAAAGACCGCGCGGTGTTCTCGGTCTATCGCCGCGCCTCCGAAGTGCCGATCTACCGCATCGAGAAGGATCCGCGGCTCGCCCGCAAGCAGGGCATGTACAGCGTGATCTCGGCGACCGGGCTGATCCTGCGCCGTGGCCACGAGCTCGAGCGCGTGCTGCTGGTGATCGACCGGAAACTGGCGGTGGTCTAA
- a CDS encoding Bax inhibitor-1/YccA family protein: MSDLNRNYASPFGRAAGRVDAATVDAGLRAYMLRIYNYMSIGLAITGLAALGVYMAAVTDVPTAEAVRVGKLFLTPFGYAMFVSPLKYLFMLAPLAMVFVISAGINRLAPSTAQILFWVFSALMGISLSSIFLVYTHTSIVRVFFITAATFGALSLYGYTTKRDMSGMGSFLFMGLIGIIIASLVNLFLASSALQFIVSVVGVLVFAGLTAWDTQRLKNDYIYGYASAGGDIAERAAITGALSLYLNFINLFTLLLQLLGQRD; the protein is encoded by the coding sequence ATGTCGGACCTCAACCGTAACTACGCTTCTCCTTTCGGCAGGGCCGCCGGGCGTGTTGACGCCGCGACGGTCGACGCCGGCCTGCGCGCCTACATGCTGCGCATCTACAACTACATGAGCATTGGCCTTGCCATCACCGGCCTGGCCGCGCTCGGTGTCTACATGGCTGCCGTGACCGACGTTCCGACCGCGGAAGCTGTCCGCGTCGGCAAGCTGTTCCTGACGCCGTTCGGCTACGCCATGTTCGTGAGCCCGCTGAAATATCTGTTCATGCTGGCGCCCCTCGCCATGGTGTTCGTGATCTCGGCCGGCATCAACCGTCTGGCACCCTCGACCGCCCAGATCCTGTTCTGGGTGTTCTCGGCGCTGATGGGCATCTCGCTGTCCTCGATCTTCCTGGTGTACACGCACACCTCGATCGTCCGGGTGTTCTTCATCACCGCGGCGACCTTCGGTGCGCTGAGCCTCTATGGCTACACCACCAAGCGTGACATGAGCGGCATGGGCTCGTTCCTGTTCATGGGCCTGATCGGCATCATCATCGCGAGCCTGGTCAACCTGTTCCTGGCCAGCTCGGCGCTGCAGTTCATCGTCTCGGTGGTCGGCGTGCTGGTGTTCGCGGGCCTGACCGCCTGGGACACCCAGCGGCTGAAGAACGACTACATCTACGGCTACGCCTCGGCCGGCGGTGACATCGCAGAGCGTGCGGCCATCACCGGCGCACTGTCGCTGTACTTGAACTTCATCAACCTGTTCACGCTGCTGCTGCAGCTTCTCGGCCAGCGCGACTAA
- a CDS encoding DUF1223 domain-containing protein — MTGMASNLVTRWSGAFWSGALGICAIVAIIRPAQADPRAVVELFTSQGCSSCPPADKIIGDLAKDPSIIALSMPIDYWDYLGWKDTLADSRFSARQRAYSRMRGDREVYTPQAVVNGATHVIGSDRAGIENAIGKTDKGLGVMSVPVTMSLAGKQINVSVAASKEPAVSHGEVWICSIAKSVPIEISRGENRGQQITYHNVVRNLLKVGDWNGHPESWTVPLENLTSRDGVDGAVVYVQDGSRERPGAMLGAAYTSLH, encoded by the coding sequence ATGACTGGTATGGCTTCTAATCTCGTTACGCGCTGGTCCGGTGCATTCTGGTCGGGAGCGCTCGGTATCTGTGCCATCGTCGCCATCATCCGTCCCGCCCAGGCAGACCCCCGCGCCGTTGTCGAATTGTTTACCTCGCAGGGCTGCTCGTCCTGCCCGCCCGCCGACAAGATCATCGGTGACCTCGCCAAGGATCCCTCGATCATCGCGCTGAGCATGCCGATCGACTATTGGGATTATCTGGGCTGGAAGGACACGCTGGCGGATTCGCGTTTCTCGGCGCGGCAGCGCGCTTATTCACGGATGCGCGGCGACCGCGAGGTCTATACGCCGCAAGCGGTGGTCAACGGCGCCACGCACGTCATCGGCAGCGATCGTGCCGGCATCGAAAATGCGATCGGCAAGACCGACAAGGGCCTGGGCGTGATGAGCGTTCCCGTCACGATGTCGCTCGCGGGCAAGCAGATCAACGTGTCGGTCGCCGCGAGCAAGGAACCTGCGGTCTCGCATGGCGAGGTCTGGATCTGCTCGATCGCGAAATCGGTGCCGATCGAAATCAGCCGTGGCGAAAACCGCGGACAGCAGATCACCTACCACAACGTCGTGCGCAACCTGCTCAAGGTCGGCGACTGGAACGGCCATCCGGAAAGCTGGACGGTACCGCTCGAGAATCTGACGTCGCGCGACGGCGTCGACGGTGCGGTGGTCTACGTCCAGGACGGCAGCCGCGAAAGACCCGGTGCGATGCTGGGCGCGGCGTACACGTCGCTGCACTGA
- a CDS encoding GNAT family N-acetyltransferase: MSAPEIRPTTEADLPAITAIYQQAVREGTATFELEPPDLAEMTRRYRALVDGGYPYFVAILDDRVAGYAYAGAYRPRPAYRFTVENSIYLDPGFHRRGIGSLLLERLIRECEARGFRQMIAVIGDSANAGSIGVHTRGGFKMIGTHPNVGLKFGRWLDTVMMQRELGEGATSVPAK, from the coding sequence ATGTCCGCACCCGAAATCAGGCCCACGACCGAGGCCGACCTTCCCGCCATCACCGCGATCTATCAGCAGGCCGTCCGCGAGGGCACCGCGACGTTCGAGCTGGAACCGCCCGATCTTGCCGAGATGACGCGCCGCTATCGCGCGTTGGTCGATGGGGGCTACCCCTATTTCGTCGCCATCCTGGATGACCGAGTCGCCGGCTACGCCTATGCCGGCGCCTACCGGCCGCGGCCGGCCTATCGCTTCACGGTCGAGAACTCGATCTATCTCGACCCCGGCTTCCACCGCCGCGGCATCGGGTCGTTGCTGCTGGAGCGGCTGATCAGGGAATGCGAGGCGCGCGGCTTCCGCCAGATGATCGCCGTGATCGGCGATTCCGCCAATGCCGGCTCGATCGGCGTGCATACCAGAGGCGGCTTCAAGATGATCGGCACGCATCCGAATGTCGGCCTGAAATTCGGCCGCTGGCTGGATACGGTGATGATGCAGCGCGAGCTCGGCGAGGGCGCGACGAGCGTGCCGGCGAAGTAG
- a CDS encoding arylesterase — MHIAVLMLALMTLARPAWAETTKPVKLVVLGDSLSAGLGLPAQEAFPAKLQKALQAKGIEVEMTNAGVSGDTSSGGRDRLDWSVPDGTDGVIVELGANDAMRGIDPDLTRAALTDIVQRLKARKIAVMLCGMLAPPNFGADYGARFNSIYPDLAKQFDVPLYPFFLDGVAADARLNQADGIHPTAEGVDIVVGKMLPTVEAFIGTINEHPR; from the coding sequence ATGCACATAGCCGTGTTGATGCTCGCTTTGATGACGCTCGCCCGTCCGGCTTGGGCCGAGACGACAAAACCGGTCAAGCTCGTCGTCCTCGGTGATTCCTTGAGCGCGGGTCTTGGTCTTCCGGCCCAGGAGGCGTTCCCGGCCAAGCTTCAAAAAGCCTTGCAGGCCAAGGGTATAGAGGTCGAGATGACCAACGCGGGCGTGTCCGGCGACACCTCGTCCGGCGGGCGGGACCGGCTCGACTGGTCGGTGCCCGACGGAACCGACGGCGTGATCGTCGAGCTCGGCGCCAACGACGCGATGCGCGGCATCGATCCCGACTTGACGCGGGCGGCGCTGACCGACATCGTTCAGCGCCTCAAGGCGCGCAAGATCGCCGTGATGCTGTGTGGCATGCTGGCGCCGCCGAATTTCGGCGCCGATTATGGCGCGCGCTTCAATTCGATTTATCCTGATCTGGCGAAGCAGTTCGACGTGCCGCTCTATCCGTTCTTCCTCGACGGCGTCGCGGCCGACGCCAGGCTCAACCAGGCCGACGGCATTCACCCGACCGCTGAAGGCGTCGACATCGTCGTTGGCAAGATGCTGCCCACCGTGGAGGCATTCATTGGCACCATCAACGAGCATCCGCGTTGA